One Fusobacterium nucleatum genomic window carries:
- a CDS encoding flavin reductase family protein: protein MKKRNLKGSVVLNPVPVVLVTCKNSEGKDNVFTVAWVGTVCSKPPMLSISIRPERLSYDYIKETMEFTINLPTRKQTKEVDFCGVRSGRQIDKIKESGFTLQEGERVKSSYIKECPVNIECKVKDIIKLGSHDMFIAEVLCSHIDEDLFDEKDKIHFEKANLISYSHGEYFSLSKEAIGKFGYSVMKKKKRVKGRKK, encoded by the coding sequence ATGAAAAAAAGAAATTTAAAAGGAAGTGTGGTTTTAAATCCAGTTCCAGTAGTATTAGTAACTTGCAAAAATTCAGAAGGGAAAGATAATGTCTTTACTGTTGCTTGGGTAGGGACAGTTTGCTCAAAACCACCAATGTTATCTATTTCTATAAGACCTGAAAGACTATCTTATGACTATATAAAAGAAACTATGGAATTTACAATAAATTTACCAACTAGGAAGCAAACAAAAGAGGTTGATTTCTGTGGAGTTCGTTCAGGTAGACAGATTGATAAAATAAAAGAGAGTGGCTTTACTTTACAAGAGGGAGAAAGAGTAAAATCTTCATATATAAAAGAATGCCCTGTAAATATAGAATGTAAGGTTAAAGATATTATAAAACTAGGCAGTCATGATATGTTTATAGCAGAAGTTTTATGCTCTCATATAGATGAAGATTTATTTGATGAAAAAGATAAAATTCATTTTGAAAAAGCTAATTTAATTTCTTATTCACATGGAGAATATTTTTCATTATCTAAAGAAGCAATAGGAAAATTTGGGTATTCTGTAATGAAGAAAAAGAAAAGGGTTAAAGGTAGGAAAAAATGA
- a CDS encoding MATE family efflux transporter: protein MFKKTIFKTIFKYAIPNVISMWIFTLYTMIDGVFISRFVGSTALAGVNLALPLINFIFSISIMIGVGSSTLIAIKFGENKYNEGNRIFTLATFLNLFLGIFISAIILFNIDRIINILGANKSQEVYKYVKEYLMIIVFFSVFYMSGYAFEIYIKIDGKPSYPAICVLVGGFTNLILDYVFVVIFNYGVKGAAIATGISQVISCTMLFLYIVLKAKYIKFKKLTKISFDKISKIFKTGFSEFLTEISSGILILIYNLVILKKIGVLGVSIFGTVSYITSFITMTMIGFSQGIQPVISYNLGKKNHKNLKDILKISIIFLGVLGIFCSFFISLFSEYIGKIFFREQDMILYVKRVLRIYSLSYVVVGINIFISAYFTAIKKVIYSALITFPRGILFNSILLLILPNIFGNKVIWMVSFLSEVLTIFICIYLLKKIKREGILS from the coding sequence ATGTTTAAGAAAACAATTTTTAAAACAATATTCAAATATGCAATCCCCAATGTTATTTCAATGTGGATATTCACACTTTATACTATGATAGATGGAGTATTTATAAGTAGATTTGTAGGTTCAACTGCTCTTGCAGGAGTAAACTTAGCTCTACCACTTATAAATTTTATTTTTTCGATTTCTATAATGATAGGGGTTGGTAGCTCTACCTTGATTGCAATAAAATTTGGTGAGAATAAATATAATGAAGGAAATAGAATTTTTACTCTTGCCACTTTTTTAAATCTATTTTTAGGTATATTTATTTCTGCTATAATACTCTTTAATATTGATAGGATAATAAATATTTTAGGTGCTAACAAAAGCCAAGAAGTATATAAATATGTAAAGGAATATCTCATGATAATAGTCTTTTTTAGCGTATTCTATATGTCTGGATATGCCTTTGAGATATATATAAAAATTGATGGAAAACCAAGCTATCCAGCTATCTGTGTTTTAGTTGGAGGCTTTACAAATTTAATACTGGATTATGTTTTTGTTGTTATATTTAATTATGGAGTAAAAGGTGCAGCAATAGCAACAGGAATATCACAAGTAATAAGTTGTACTATGCTCTTTTTATATATTGTTTTAAAAGCTAAGTATATAAAATTTAAGAAATTAACAAAGATTAGTTTTGATAAAATATCTAAAATTTTTAAAACAGGATTTTCAGAGTTTTTAACAGAAATATCATCAGGAATTTTAATACTTATTTATAATCTTGTGATATTAAAGAAAATAGGAGTGTTAGGAGTTTCAATATTTGGAACAGTTAGCTACATAACTTCATTCATTACAATGACTATGATAGGTTTTAGCCAAGGGATACAACCTGTAATAAGCTATAATTTAGGTAAGAAAAATCATAAAAATTTAAAAGACATTCTAAAAATATCTATTATATTTTTAGGAGTTTTAGGAATTTTTTGTTCTTTCTTTATAAGTCTATTTTCAGAATATATTGGCAAAATATTTTTTAGAGAACAAGATATGATTTTGTATGTAAAAAGAGTTTTAAGAATATATAGTTTATCCTATGTAGTAGTTGGAATAAATATTTTTATCTCTGCATATTTTACTGCAATAAAAAAAGTTATTTATTCAGCACTTATAACATTTCCAAGAGGCATATTATTTAACAGTATTTTATTATTAATTTTACCAAATATCTTTGGAAATAAAGTGATATGGATGGTTAGTTTTTTAAGTGAAGTTTTAACTATCTTTATTTGTATATATTTACTAAAAAAAATAAAAAGAGAAGGAATTTTGAGTTGA
- a CDS encoding IS1634 family transposase, translating into MNQYSEKNVSYLILNNLFNLLGISQVITLEKSRKNINYDILGLLRLLVFTRFLNPDSKIKSFEQKDDFLFPITSSKNYYEIYKVLDILNRKQEAITSAINSNIEKYIDRNASLTYYDVTNYYFEIDKSDEDNQNKKGLRKIGVSKENRKSPIIQMGMFLDENSIPIAYNLFPGNTLDTQTLRPAMKKYIDKYQFKDILIVADRGMISGSNEMHILEEGNDYLFAKSIRKSKKEIKDWVLDEADYISNEAGTFKAKSKIIEIQTKDENGIIHKTKEKILAYWSKDFYQKELNEKQNFIETLEKYAKAPSTIPNSRKRGLDKYIITTQINKKTGEILKTKEIREVDLDKLEKENKLMGYYILATSRLEMSDDEMLSTYKGLTKIENCFRILKTDLETRPVYVRTEEHINAHFLICFIALTIW; encoded by the coding sequence TTGAATCAATATTCTGAAAAAAATGTCAGTTACTTAATTCTTAATAATCTTTTTAATCTACTTGGTATTTCTCAAGTTATTACTTTAGAAAAATCTAGAAAAAATATTAATTATGATATCTTAGGTTTGCTTAGACTTCTTGTTTTTACTAGATTTCTTAATCCTGATAGTAAAATTAAATCTTTTGAACAAAAAGATGATTTCCTTTTTCCTATTACTTCTTCTAAAAACTATTATGAAATATATAAAGTCTTAGATATATTAAACAGAAAGCAAGAAGCTATTACTAGTGCTATTAATTCTAATATAGAAAAATACATTGATAGAAATGCTTCTTTGACATATTATGATGTAACTAATTATTACTTTGAAATAGATAAATCTGATGAAGATAATCAAAATAAAAAAGGTTTAAGGAAAATCGGTGTTTCTAAAGAAAATAGAAAAAGTCCTATTATTCAAATGGGAATGTTTTTGGATGAAAATTCTATACCTATTGCATATAATCTTTTTCCTGGTAATACACTTGATACTCAAACTTTGAGACCTGCTATGAAAAAATATATTGATAAGTATCAATTTAAAGATATTTTAATTGTTGCTGACAGAGGAATGATATCTGGAAGTAATGAAATGCATATTTTAGAAGAAGGTAATGATTACCTCTTCGCAAAAAGTATAAGAAAATCTAAAAAAGAAATTAAAGACTGGGTATTAGATGAAGCAGATTACATCTCTAATGAAGCGGGAACCTTTAAAGCAAAATCTAAAATTATTGAGATTCAGACAAAAGATGAAAATGGAATTATTCATAAAACTAAGGAAAAAATCTTAGCTTATTGGAGTAAAGATTTCTATCAGAAAGAATTAAATGAAAAACAAAACTTTATTGAAACTTTAGAAAAATATGCTAAAGCTCCTTCAACAATACCAAATAGTAGAAAAAGAGGACTAGATAAGTATATAATAACAACTCAGATTAATAAAAAAACAGGTGAAATTCTTAAAACTAAGGAAATAAGAGAAGTTGATTTAGATAAGTTAGAAAAAGAAAATAAATTAATGGGATATTACATCTTAGCTACATCGCGCTTAGAAATGTCAGATGATGAAATGTTATCAACATATAAAGGACTAACAAAAATAGAAAATTGTTTTAGAATTTTAAAAACAGATTTGGAAACAAGACCAGTTTATGTAAGAACAGAAGAACATATAAATGCACATTTTTTAATATGTTTTATTGCATTAACAATTTGGTAA
- a CDS encoding ISL3 family transposase: protein MISLSLANFIKTILNIQDDNISFPEEDYCQIIQKGNYVIKVFKGFIKSSYCSCPHCNSKNIVKNGSRERNIKFIPFQNYNIELNLSIQRHICKDCKKTFSPSTSIAKDNSNISNNLKYTIAQELQENISLTFIAKKYNLSISSVQRIMDECYSDFKVNKDHLPETMCIDEFKSVKNIDGAMSFVFADYQTKNIIDIVEDRRLNSLTEYFSRFSLEARNNVKYICMDMYSPYISLVKSIFPESEIVLDKFHIVNLVSRAFNQTRISIMNSLKDDSLKRKLKLFWKLLQKYYPDLCQEPYYCPSFKYKLSTKKKVDYLLEKSPELDVNFNIYQDILQAIRHNNFKRFENIVKKNLAKKEKVSKQMLTALKTLKKYMKYIENMFKSNITNGLIEGLNNKIKSIKRTAFGYSNFSNFKKRILIQAGIISISA, encoded by the coding sequence GTGATTTCATTGTCTCTAGCTAATTTTATCAAAACTATCTTAAATATTCAAGATGATAATATTTCTTTTCCAGAAGAAGATTATTGTCAGATTATTCAAAAAGGTAATTATGTAATTAAAGTTTTTAAAGGTTTTATTAAATCTAGTTATTGTTCTTGTCCTCATTGTAATTCTAAAAATATTGTTAAAAATGGTTCTAGGGAACGTAATATTAAATTTATTCCTTTTCAAAATTACAATATTGAACTTAATCTTAGTATACAAAGGCATATCTGCAAAGATTGTAAAAAAACTTTTTCTCCTTCTACTAGTATTGCTAAAGATAATTCTAATATTTCTAATAACCTTAAATACACTATTGCGCAAGAACTTCAAGAAAATATTTCTCTTACTTTTATTGCTAAGAAGTACAATCTTTCTATTTCTTCAGTTCAAAGAATTATGGATGAGTGTTACTCTGATTTTAAGGTTAATAAAGACCATTTACCTGAAACTATGTGTATTGACGAGTTTAAATCAGTTAAAAATATTGATGGCGCTATGTCTTTTGTTTTTGCTGATTATCAAACTAAAAATATTATTGATATTGTTGAAGATAGAAGATTAAATTCCTTGACAGAATATTTTTCAAGATTTTCACTTGAAGCTAGGAATAATGTAAAATATATCTGTATGGATATGTATTCTCCATATATTAGTTTAGTAAAATCTATTTTTCCTGAGTCTGAGATAGTATTAGATAAATTTCATATTGTTAATCTAGTTAGTAGAGCATTTAACCAAACTAGAATATCCATAATGAATTCCCTTAAAGATGATTCATTAAAAAGAAAATTAAAACTATTTTGGAAGTTACTCCAAAAATATTATCCTGACCTTTGTCAAGAACCATATTATTGTCCAAGCTTTAAATACAAACTTAGCACTAAGAAAAAAGTGGACTATCTTCTAGAAAAAAGTCCTGAATTAGATGTTAATTTTAATATATATCAAGATATTCTTCAAGCAATAAGACATAATAATTTTAAAAGATTTGAAAATATTGTAAAGAAAAATCTAGCCAAAAAGGAGAAAGTATCTAAACAAATGCTTACAGCTTTAAAGACTTTAAAAAAATATATGAAATATATTGAAAATATGTTTAAATCAAACATTACAAATGGGTTGATAGAAGGTTTAAACAATAAAATTAAGTCAATAAAGAGAACAGCATTTGGATATTCAAATTTTAGTAATTTTAAAAAGCGCATATTAATTCAAGCAGGAATTATATCAATTAGTGCTTAA